From one Trichlorobacter lovleyi SZ genomic stretch:
- the istB gene encoding IS21-like element helper ATPase IstB — MLNQPTIEKLTVMKLSGMAKAFADQMQRPDMASLSFEERFGLIVDFQMTELENRRMQNRLRTAKLRFSASIEDLDLRQGRGMDRALILSLAQNQWVRQHHNILVTGPTGAGKSYLACALAQKACRDGHTVLYQRLPRLLHDIAVARLDGRYHKLMAPIGKCEVLVLDDLLISPLTTEEQRELLEIVEERYDRKATIVTSQLPIKAWYDAMQDPTLADAILDRLVHNAYKIELKGESMRRKRSTLDRKSEAVTE, encoded by the coding sequence ATGCTGAACCAACCGACCATTGAAAAACTCACCGTCATGAAGCTATCCGGCATGGCCAAGGCCTTTGCCGACCAGATGCAACGCCCGGACATGGCATCGCTCTCCTTCGAGGAGCGTTTCGGTTTGATCGTGGATTTCCAGATGACCGAACTGGAAAACCGACGCATGCAGAACCGGCTCCGGACGGCCAAACTGCGCTTCTCCGCTTCCATCGAAGACCTCGATCTGCGTCAGGGCCGGGGCATGGACCGCGCCCTGATCCTGTCGTTGGCCCAAAACCAGTGGGTAAGACAGCATCACAACATCCTCGTCACCGGCCCGACCGGCGCCGGCAAGAGCTACCTCGCCTGCGCCCTGGCCCAGAAAGCCTGCCGGGACGGCCACACCGTTCTCTACCAGCGGCTGCCGCGCCTGCTGCACGACATTGCCGTCGCCCGGCTCGACGGCCGCTACCACAAACTCATGGCCCCCATCGGCAAGTGCGAGGTGCTGGTCCTCGACGACCTGCTCATCTCGCCGCTCACCACCGAGGAGCAGCGCGAACTGCTGGAAATCGTCGAGGAACGCTACGACCGCAAAGCCACCATCGTCACCAGCCAACTGCCGATCAAAGCCTGGTACGATGCCATGCAGGATCCAACCCTGGCCGACGCCATCCTCGACCGCCTGGTGCACAACGCCTACAAGATCGAACTCAAGGGCGAATCGATGCGCCGGAAGCGATCCACACTTGACCGGAAATCCGAAGCCGTGACAGAGTAA
- a CDS encoding SDR family NAD(P)-dependent oxidoreductase, whose translation MTKTKGPKVALIVGAGDHLGSAIAKRFAKEGFAIVATRRRGDLTGLIDEIEALGSRAYGLHSDARNEAQVAELVEKVESDIGPIEVAVFNVGGNVRFGILETTARVYQKSWEMCAFAGFLIGREVARRMVPRKSGTILFTGASASLRGVSGFAAFAGGKHALRALAQSMARELGPQGIHIGHVVVDGLIENRSTEELFPDLVASKSEDGIIQPDHLAEIYWHLYQQPRTAWTFEIDARPYSEPW comes from the coding sequence ATGACAAAGACAAAAGGCCCAAAAGTGGCTCTCATCGTCGGTGCAGGTGATCACCTTGGCTCTGCAATTGCCAAACGCTTTGCCAAAGAAGGGTTTGCCATCGTCGCAACAAGACGACGAGGTGATCTGACAGGCCTCATCGATGAAATTGAGGCTCTTGGCTCACGAGCCTACGGCTTACACTCTGATGCCAGAAACGAGGCGCAGGTTGCTGAACTGGTTGAGAAAGTGGAGTCGGACATCGGGCCGATCGAGGTTGCAGTGTTCAATGTCGGCGGTAATGTGCGCTTTGGAATTTTGGAAACCACCGCACGGGTCTATCAGAAATCTTGGGAGATGTGTGCCTTTGCCGGGTTTTTGATTGGCCGGGAAGTCGCCCGGCGTATGGTGCCGAGAAAGAGCGGCACAATCCTCTTTACCGGTGCCTCGGCGAGTCTACGCGGAGTAAGCGGCTTTGCTGCCTTTGCTGGCGGTAAACATGCCCTTCGAGCCCTCGCTCAAAGTATGGCGAGAGAACTTGGACCACAAGGGATTCACATCGGCCATGTTGTGGTAGATGGCTTAATCGAAAACCGTTCAACAGAAGAGCTATTCCCAGACTTGGTAGCCTCCAAAAGTGAAGACGGAATCATCCAGCCCGACCACCTGGCGGAAATTTACTGGCATCTGTACCAGCAACCCCGAACCGCCTGGACTTTCGAAATCGATGCCCGGCCTTATTCAGAGCCTTGGTAA
- a CDS encoding 2-hydroxychromene-2-carboxylate isomerase, whose translation MSKTVDFYYDYGSPTAYMAWTQLTKICTKAGATLNYKPMLLGGVFKAIDNPSPMLVESKRAYLQKDFIRHAEHYGIPYVMNPHFPVNTVGIMRGAMWAAATEHLEQYNKVMFEAMWVDQKNMADLEVITEVLEKAGFIAAPIIEATAQAEIKKALIDATNEAVERGVFGAPTMFVGDEMFFGQDRLDWVERALND comes from the coding sequence ATGAGTAAAACGGTCGACTTTTATTACGATTACGGCAGCCCCACCGCTTATATGGCCTGGACTCAACTGACAAAGATCTGCACCAAGGCAGGTGCAACCCTGAATTACAAACCGATGTTGCTCGGCGGGGTTTTCAAAGCTATAGACAATCCAAGTCCAATGCTTGTGGAGTCCAAAAGAGCATACCTGCAAAAAGATTTTATCCGGCATGCTGAGCACTACGGAATACCCTATGTCATGAACCCCCACTTTCCGGTGAACACGGTCGGTATTATGCGCGGTGCAATGTGGGCCGCAGCAACTGAACACTTGGAGCAGTACAACAAGGTAATGTTCGAAGCGATGTGGGTCGACCAAAAGAATATGGCTGATCTGGAAGTCATTACTGAAGTTCTGGAAAAGGCCGGTTTTATCGCTGCACCGATAATCGAAGCGACAGCACAAGCAGAAATCAAGAAGGCGCTGATCGATGCCACCAACGAAGCTGTCGAGCGGGGTGTTTTTGGGGCACCGACCATGTTCGTGGGAGATGAGATGTTCTTCGGTCAGGATCGTCTGGATTGGGTGGAAAGAGCGCTCAACGACTAA
- a CDS encoding IS3-like element ISGlo1 family transposase (programmed frameshift) yields MGKQQRYTPEFRSEAVKLVLEQNLSLSVASKRLGIPEGTLASWMAAVRSSSKPSAPGSRSTPDLLAENARLRKELAETRMERDNLKKGNGVLCQGVATRYAFMKKWRLHYPTVTMSRMFNVSRSGFYAWLKRNPSRRTQEDERLKVAIKVAHTRTRESYSAKRLQPELAADGFIVGRDRIARLRRELGLRCRQKRKFKATTNSNHNLPVAENLLDQTFTPSAPNEVWVTDITYIPTGEGWLYLAGVKDVFTREIVGYAMSKRMTQELTGRALFRAVQQKRPAAGLIHHSDRGSQYCAHDYRKLLKQFKMKTSMSRKGNCYDNAPMESFWGSLKNELVHHCRYETRDEAKASIQEYIEIFYNRQRRHSRLGYVAPAIFAQNYNNQQQVA; encoded by the exons ATGGGCAAGCAGCAACGTTACACCCCGGAATTTCGGTCTGAAGCAGTTAAACTCGTATTAGAGCAAAATCTGTCGCTTTCAGTAGCATCCAAGCGACTGGGTATCCCAGAAGGAACGTTGGCCAGCTGGATGGCAGCTGTTAGATCTTCTTCAAAACCATCTGCTCCAGGGTCACGTTCAACACCTGATCTCTTGGCAGAGAATGCCAGGTTGAGGAAGGAGCTGGCAGAAACCCGCATGGAGCGTGATA ATCTTAAAAAAGGCAACGGCGTACTTTGCCAGGGAGTCGCTACCCGGTACGCGTTCATGAAAAAATGGCGACTCCACTATCCTACTGTAACTATGAGCCGTATGTTTAATGTGTCCCGTAGCGGCTTTTATGCGTGGTTAAAAAGAAACCCGTCACGGCGGACTCAGGAGGATGAGCGCCTCAAGGTTGCAATCAAGGTAGCGCATACACGTACTCGTGAGAGTTACAGCGCGAAACGGTTACAACCTGAACTGGCAGCAGATGGCTTTATTGTCGGTCGTGATCGCATCGCTCGCTTACGACGAGAATTGGGATTACGCTGCCGGCAGAAGCGCAAGTTTAAAGCAACTACGAACTCAAACCACAATCTTCCTGTGGCAGAGAACCTTCTTGATCAAACTTTTACACCAAGCGCACCAAACGAAGTATGGGTTACCGATATCACCTACATCCCAACAGGAGAAGGCTGGCTTTACCTTGCTGGAGTTAAGGATGTTTTTACACGCGAAATAGTCGGTTACGCCATGTCAAAACGAATGACGCAGGAGTTGACAGGCCGGGCTCTCTTTCGAGCGGTACAACAAAAACGACCTGCTGCCGGGTTGATTCATCATTCTGATCGCGGCAGTCAATACTGCGCTCACGATTATAGAAAGCTTCTGAAGCAGTTCAAAATGAAGACATCCATGTCACGCAAAGGAAATTGCTATGATAATGCGCCGATGGAAAGCTTCTGGGGCAGCCTCAAAAACGAACTTGTACATCATTGCCGCTATGAAACCAGAGATGAAGCAAAAGCTTCTATCCAGGAATACATTGAGATCTTTTATAACCGCCAAAGACGCCATTCCCGTCTTGGATATGTTGCACCGGCAATATTTGCACAGAATTACAACAATCAGCAGCAAGTCGCTTGA
- the istA gene encoding IS21 family transposase, producing MRKIREILRLVWGCNRSRRDTAKACGVGKSTVNDTIARAIAAGLCWPIALDDEALEKLLYPPPQPPSSRKLHQPDWQSLHDELTSHKHLTLMLLWQEYKEGEPSGYQYSQFCELYRQWRKKLDRSMRQEHRAGDKFFVDYSGMTLPIVDASTGEIREAEIFVGVMGNSNLTYAEATWTQGLPDWIGSHIRAFGYLGAVPQCVVPDNLRSGVTKACRYEPQLNPSYAECADHYGTAVIPARVRRPKDKAKVEGGVLIAQRFILAGLRQRTFFSLAEANAAIRQRLELLNNRPFRKLPGCRRSRFEEFDRPAMRPLPETPYQLSQWSKARVHIDYHVEVDHHFYSVPHRLVGEQLEIRATATTIECLHRGNRVASHPRSYLQGKHSTLPEHMPKAHREYAEWTPQRIVAWAAQSGAATAAVVEQILSRKAYPEHGFRSCMGVISLGKRFSKERLEAACARALAIRGVSYKSIKSILENNLDQKPLPSQLELPPVSHENLRGTHYYNDERLSHAEPTDH from the coding sequence ACCGGAGCCGGCGCGATACGGCCAAAGCCTGCGGTGTCGGCAAGAGTACCGTGAACGATACGATTGCCCGCGCCATCGCCGCCGGCCTTTGCTGGCCGATTGCCTTGGACGACGAGGCTCTTGAGAAGCTTCTCTATCCCCCGCCGCAACCACCTTCATCCCGCAAGCTGCACCAGCCCGACTGGCAATCTCTGCACGATGAACTGACCAGCCACAAACACCTCACCCTGATGCTGCTCTGGCAGGAGTACAAAGAGGGTGAACCTTCCGGTTACCAGTACAGCCAGTTTTGCGAACTCTATCGGCAATGGCGCAAGAAGCTGGATCGTTCCATGCGTCAGGAGCACCGTGCCGGTGACAAGTTTTTCGTCGACTACAGCGGGATGACCCTGCCCATCGTGGACGCCTCGACGGGGGAGATCCGGGAAGCCGAGATCTTCGTCGGGGTCATGGGCAACAGCAACCTGACCTACGCCGAGGCGACCTGGACCCAGGGCCTGCCCGACTGGATCGGCTCCCACATCCGGGCTTTCGGCTATCTTGGGGCCGTTCCCCAGTGCGTGGTTCCGGACAATCTGCGCTCCGGGGTCACCAAGGCCTGCCGCTACGAGCCGCAGCTCAATCCCTCCTATGCCGAATGTGCCGACCATTACGGCACCGCCGTCATCCCCGCCCGCGTTCGCCGGCCCAAGGACAAGGCCAAGGTCGAAGGGGGCGTGCTGATCGCCCAGCGCTTTATTCTGGCCGGGCTTCGCCAGCGCACCTTCTTCAGCCTGGCGGAGGCCAACGCCGCCATCCGGCAACGCCTGGAGCTGCTCAATAACCGTCCCTTCCGCAAACTCCCCGGCTGTCGCCGCAGTCGTTTCGAAGAGTTCGACCGGCCGGCGATGCGGCCGCTGCCCGAGACCCCCTATCAGCTCTCCCAGTGGAGCAAAGCCCGGGTCCATATCGATTACCATGTCGAGGTGGACCACCATTTTTACAGCGTTCCCCATCGCCTGGTGGGGGAGCAGTTGGAGATCCGCGCCACCGCGACCACCATCGAATGTCTGCACAGGGGGAACCGGGTGGCTTCCCATCCCCGGTCGTATCTACAGGGCAAGCACAGCACCCTGCCGGAACACATGCCCAAGGCGCATCGGGAATATGCCGAGTGGACGCCGCAGCGCATCGTCGCCTGGGCGGCCCAGAGCGGAGCGGCCACGGCCGCCGTCGTGGAGCAGATTCTTTCGCGCAAGGCCTACCCCGAGCACGGCTTCCGCTCCTGCATGGGGGTCATATCCCTGGGCAAGCGCTTTTCCAAGGAACGCCTGGAGGCCGCCTGCGCCCGGGCGCTCGCCATCCGCGGCGTCAGTTACAAAAGCATCAAGTCGATTCTGGAGAACAACCTCGACCAGAAGCCGCTACCCAGCCAACTGGAATTACCGCCCGTCTCCCACGAGAACCTCCGGGGAACCCATTACTACAACGACGAAAGGCTCTCCCATGCTGAACCAACCGACCATTGA